TAAACAAGAGCATAAACAAGTTCTTGTTGAGCCAGAAAATCTTAATGTCTTCATTCTGTTCATATgtttaggaaagaaaaagaaaagattgccAAGGAAACGAAAATCCCAAGAAACAGAAAGCAGACTTTCTGACACTTCCAGCAGTGCAGATCTGTCACCTATCAAGCCGCAAACTCCACCAGATGCCTGCAGCTCCTCTCAGTCCAGCCCAGGTCATGAGATCAGAAGTGAGCAAGACAATGATGTGAATTCTCTTTTGGATGAAAGCAGCCAGGAGAAAAGACTGAAGATTGATCTCAGTGGAGCAGAAAGTGAAGACGATCCCCTTCCTCAGCTGCCATTACCTCTGGTGCACAAAATGACTCAGGAAAAGAAAGTAGAACCGTTGCTGCTACGACTTCACAACGAAAGTCGCGTGCACTTTGGTATAACTGCTGATAGACCACCTGAAGATAGAGTGTATGAAGTGACTCATATAGAAGCGACTAGGTTAGGACTTGTACAATCTAAGCTACCTAAAAGAGATTCAGACTGTGTAGAACCTGCCCGCAAACCTCAGATGCATGTGCCAAATATAACAGATTCACCTGCTTACAGCCAGGGACAGACAAAGCACTCTATTGTTCCTTCACCAGGTGCTTCATCATTTTTGGAGAATGTGACAGTGCCAAATGAAGTTTCTTCTAATAGTCTCCCGCAGGATTCTGTGTATTCAGACATCGGAAGTGTCCGACATCAGCCCGAGTGGAACTTGGGAAGGGAGGCTGTGAATTTGAAATTGGAACCAGGAAAGGGTGGTGTATCTGTTGCAAAGCATACTGTACACATTACTGTGACACAAGGTAAAGAGAATGCTGACAGAATGCAAGGGACTAAATCACTATCcaagaaaaaagaagctgaGGGTACGCAGCCTTTGGAGACAATTCTTAACTCCTCGCTGTTGTCAGAGAGTGACAAATCAAGGAATATAAAAGGTATGAACTGTTATTTGGTGTTCCTTCATCTCTTTCCAGTTTTGGGATTTCAGCTGTCCAAGTATTCACCTTTCAGGGTTTTGTAAAATTCTATGTGAAGACAGTTTCGAGATGTTAAAGATGGtttaaatttaaagtttaaaactttCCTGCTATTGAGGATGGAGCTGGCAAGTTGTAAATTTGCATTGGAGTACCATGAGGCCTTTGATTGTGCATGAACAAATTGTCACTACcattttccatctttcttcATATAAACTAAAGGGAATTGTTTGGGATctaaaagtttgtaaatattttataccaGAGAAAAGTTTTTGCAGGGGACAGAAGGGATGGGgctcactttcttttctttaaagcagtggttctcaaagtttttcggaccatggaccactttacttaggtaaaaactatggcggaccaccaaggcctaagtaaaaaatatggcagaccaccaaggccaaaaaatcagtctgtactatgactttcaaatttaaattgccgcatttgtttcattttaattcaaaactaaatgtccttttgtaaaagtaatatagtaataagatgacataaaactacgtatacctcgttctttgtaattaaaatgttaatgcgaggaatgcatcactttaaacatcactttgctgatatatgacgactgtcagctgcggaccacctgacttatgcccgcggaccactagtggtctgcggaccacactttgagaaccactgctttaaagAATGCCAAAACTGCCAAGGTTCTTGGATATTGCCTGGGATAAACCTTTTATCTGTCAGATTCTGAGCAtagaaaaatttcctttttgCCTTTAAATTACTATTTCATATGATTTTTGGTATAAGTAGAATGGTATAAGTAGAATGCAAGAGCTGCAACTAAGGCCTTCTAATGAACATACTTTGAATTTACAGTGCTAACAAGGTAAAATTTTTGTTGGTGGAAGGCCATGGTTTGTTGGGTCTTTTTCCATTGCATTATGTGAACTGTATAAGATTGGTGTGCACGATAAATTTCTGTTAGTTTAAAGAACAATAAATACTTATACTGATCATTTCTGGTGCTCAGAAATGACATGAACAGGTAATAATTGACTTGTGCTTGAGATCTTGCTGACCATTTTCCAGAATAATTGAAATTCTACTTGCTCTATAGCCCTTTcagtatacattattttttcttcaaatcttGTGGAAGGCAGATTATCTGAAGAGCTGTGTATTGAATTACAAGCTGATTTCATAGAAAGATTTGCAGAATGAAtgatttaaaattgttgacTGGATGGGACAACATGCTGTGGACTTTAACTTTGTCAGTGTAGCTTTTTGTGTCCCACAGAGTGTAGTGACCAAGGGTACCTTCAGCAAGTTGATTTGGAGCTTTACAGGAAATGGGCTATATCCCATAAAAATAGTGTTTAATATGTTTCtggataatttgttttttggttccAGGTTATGATGACTTCGAATTTGCACTAGAAAAAATGGACTTGGCAGACATTGAGGTAAACAATAAAGCTGTCTGACCTTTTCACATGCTGAAttataataagaagaaagatatttttaattaggAGAAATATTGTTCAGTCTAGATGATAGTTATGCATTTAAAGAATTGAGTCCTGGAATATACATGTTTAGAACATTTGCCCATTGCTTTTATGGAAAGTAATTTTGCCCTGTTCTCTTATGGAAATCAGTCGTTGAAAGGCAAGACTTGAATGATTAGAAGACATGACTCGACTTCTTGTGCCTCAGGGGAGGCTACATTGAAAGTGACCTTGTTACACATTGTGAAAGGTTTATTTTTGATTCACACAATGAAGACATCTGATGATGGTAATTATAAGACCACCAATTAAAACCCACTCAagtgcagtttgttttttaattgacttgattgtgtttattattcTCAGTTTTTATAGCACTATTTTATACAAGAAATCTTTATGGTAACCCTCAGAATTGTATCAAACAGCCCCTTGATGTTTGAAAGCTTGTGtcttataaataaagtggaTTTTGGGGAATTAGTATGTATCACCAAGCTAAACTCTGTTTTgtagagaaaatatatatattcaaggAGAACTCAGTGTCTTTCACTTCTTTTCCAAAGGTACTATGACTACAGATGTGCTAGGCATGAgtgtaaatattaatttgaCAGAGCTCTCTGAGATTTGATTACAATTTTCCcatcatcaaaataaatctaGCCAGTGTTATGCTGGACATTATTCAGAGCTGTGTAGTGTCACTTAACAAAAGTAACTGCGATGTAAAATGTACATACCTATTTTAGTTTTGCATTTTCAGCTTCAAAATTTTGGTATAGCAGTGTTTCTGACAAAGACACCAACAGTTACCCATATATTTGCCAATGCATTACACTTCTGAAAGTACATCTCGAAGTTTTTGAGTACCTGGCCTGCATGATGTACAGTGATTGTCAGTGTTAGTGGTATTCAAGGGGATATTAATTTATAACTAAGTTCAAATCTAAGAGCTTTGTTACGAATATGGAACTTGGTAAGAattctgtttacatgtttgaaTCAcaattgtttgtctttttattattttagttgtattttgttttctggttattttattttaaacatagttttctttttctactgaAAGTTTCTTATGTGTAGGCTCTGATACACATATTTCCTTCCCCTTTTACAGGATATGATTTTGCCACCAGTTATTCCTTTAGAGCTTTCTGATGGTAAGCAGTTTTGCTTTGTTAATATGCTCCTCAGACTTATACAAAAGAAGGATTGTGTAAAccttaaaataaatcacatttttgtgCTTAGTTAAACCAAAGCATGATATGATCATTATAGTTAAGCCATTAAtggcttggtttttttttttgttttttttaaatccctaaAACTCAAGTGGTTTTCAGATGCATCAGAGTTTTCAGAcgtataaaaaaatttaatttcttgtgAGTTTAATCACCACTAAGAGAAAAGTACACATCAATGTAATATATTATCATACTGTAATCTTGATCCTTAATGTCAAGAAACATGTAAAACTGCTTCTGGCCTTTGAtaacaagtaataataaaacGTCTGCTTTCATATGTATGGTTTGTTATAAAATGAGATGATACCTTCAATTTAAACTCCTGTCACCAGTATATTTACTTTTCAGGCCTCTTTagcaaattttctttgtgttatttacACACATTGGTATGCATTGGGAAACACTGACTTAAAAAAGACCACTTTAACTGACAGATGCGTATATAAATAATAGTTTTCCACCACAGGTTATTAGGgccagttatttttttcatatcttttcaAGAATGTCAGATCACAGAGAGAAGTTCTCTAAAATAAtccaatgaaaaaaataattatagtagGAACTCGTTTGTGGTTACAGAAGAGCTAAAGCAGGCGGTCTTGGAGGGCGATTTGAACAAAGTTGACCAAGCGCTATCTTCAAATAAGTTGTACAATCTGAACCAGGCTGATCATAATGGCTGCACACTACTCATGCATGCTGTGCTGAAAGGTAgactgtttctctttcttcttaatTGTTACAGTTTACATCGGTGTGCTTTGCATCATAAGGCATTTGCATTTGGTAGCTTGGGGAATGAGAatgtgtgaaatttttttttatgcagtttaATGAATTGTTTCAGGGTATGATGAAATAGCTAATCAGTTGCTGTGTCATGGTGCTGATATACAAATTCAGCAGAACAATGGTTACTCTGCAGTGATGTTAGCAGTTGAATGTGTGAGTCCTTTTTACTGATTTCTTTTTGGTATAAGctatatttcttaaatattGATAATCATTTTAGTACTAATGTCATGGGATGGCATTATTGTAATAGTAAAGTATGTCAAAGATGCTATACATCTTGGGATTCCTTTTCACTCAGGTCTGAATCTTTGTGCAGGGAGAGTTTTCTACAGTGGCCCTTCTTTTGGATATGGGGGCAAACGTCAATGCAACAGATATTCATGGAGAGACGGCACTCATCAAGGTGATGGCCTCTTGGAGTAGACTCTTGTTTTCcacacacttttttccttcacatGTTTCTTTGATCTTATGTACCTAGTTTATATTTGCTGTAGGTCACCTATTTGATACTGCTAATGTTTATGAGTAATGAGCTCACCTCCACTTTGGAGTTGTACTCTACAGATTTAGTTATTATTAAGTTtggtttagtccttgttactcctcaaggagtatagggccgcaacaacaccttgccagcagactcagttttgggcagcccccttcagttgggcccatgtggttcagTCGTCCTTTggctcactttctactgttatTTGTCAAGTCTGAATTGGTcccccaactctcctcttcccctgacggttccagtcaagtgcctgcctggtaATGGTGTCAACAGGCTTTTGCAGGGTGTCCTATTCAGccccatttttgttttttgatgtctttgctAGTCGCATTCGGGTTGGTTCTTTTTCACAGGCTGCTGTtagagatcttttcaggccatcttattcccagaatatggcgtatgcatcggttggtaaaggtctggagcttgttgttgatggtgtttgtcactgttcaggtttcagaaccatacagtaggactgccttcacattgatgctgaagatgcgagtcttactgtggaaggataatgcttaagagttccagatggggcgtaggctgttgaaagcatccCTGGccttgatgcagcttttgatgtcatcgtctgcTCCACTATCcatgttgacaatgctccccagttgcatgaagcagtctgtttccaggattgttgaagttggattgggagttcctggttcttgttgattctcatcacttcgttcttctttctgttgacctttaagccagtctttgcttcctctgctagcttacatagtttggtttgtgcatgttgttgccgatgaaataggagactaatgtcttctgcaaagtccagatcctctagGTGTTTGGTGAAGGTCTTAGTGCCTTTTTCAGTCTTTCTAGTATTACCCTTGATAggactttactggggatggacagcagcatgatcccccaCCAAGTTTTGCTctgagagaggtctcctttcttcagTAACTTGACCAGGCgacctagtttccagtctgttggtactagctcttgttcccagatcttgtgtagacACActgcccgttatgccggtcggcacgtagggcagctgatcttgtgtagaaggggctgtaaaattgttgctgttgtttctgggtctgccttgaatgcttctgggggtatgccatccgggcctgctgctttgtcacttttcatgcttttgatagctttgatgatttctgtcttcgtggaagggctggtgttgacgtaAAGTtattcagttgctggtggtatgtcaggtaaagatggcaGATGAGGTCGATTCAAGATCGCTTcgaagtgttccatccagcgaCCTCTTTTTCCTGCATCATTTATTGTGGTCTtgccatcttttttctttcattggaTTGTTTAGGTTAttgttcctgcctgacagagctcatgttattttatatagtcGCTTCATGCTTCCCAGCtgctgtttttcttcctctgtcagttcatgggtgaagcgtatctgtcctccctgacagacctcttcacttggctgTTAGTTTCCCACtattcagctctgagatcttccttctcttgttgatcttgacactggttgagcttctgtttcagtccctttcttgattcagtctTCGCCCAGGTCTTtggagtcatccattccttgtattttctttcgctcttccctagaacatctgtgcttgttgtcttccaaatgctcttaAGTGTTGAtcagtgttcttccactgattcttctgtcagtcctgaaagggcctcatatttattcttgacttcacaggtataaatttcccttgtttccttgttcttgaggtattgagtattgaacttgtggtgtggtctgcctgctggatcaatgaaggacttcagcttaatcttgaagattgccactaggagctggtggtctgaagcaacatctgcacctcttctcacttggacatcttgaagactcctCCACTTTCAAGCAACTGTTATATGGAGTTATTATTAAGGTGCATGCATATTGCCGTGCATGAACATGCACAAGGTAGAAGGGAAGGTTGGGGTATACAGAGGCTGTCGTTACATTTTTTAGTTCTTCCACCTCTGCTCTCTACCCTGCCAAGTACAATTGGACAGTGATCTTTGACTTTTGATTAACAGGCAGTAAAGCGTGGTGATAAACAGATTCTAAAGCTGTTGCTGGAGAATGGATCCAACTTTACTGTGACCTTTCAGTCAGGTTACAGTGCCCTACAGCTGGCGAAGGTGAACCGCCTGGCAGACATTGAAACCACTCTTATTGATCATATTAACAGGTGGGAAACAGTGTACTCTAGTGCATCATAAAATTTACGTTTTAAATTTTTAGGTCAAGAGCTGCTTAGTTCATGAAGACAGGCATTCTGGACCACAATTAATCAGTTGCTCTAATGCAAAATGGTCCTTCAACAAACTGTTTGCATATTCAGCTAGCTAGttgtgcacatgcataaatGCAGGGTTGGCACATATGTATGCACAccagtacaggtagtcctcgacttacgacggggatccgttcttaacgcggcgttgtaaaccgaatttcgacgtaagtcggatcatacgttcatacagtactgtaccacaataacagtacagtactgcaaacacttagcctatccaaacacctatcctaacacactaccctacataattatctataaacataagtacagtaaaaaattgtagtacagtacgtttaataatgaaatactgtactgtaagtgctgtaagtactgtaagtgctgtaacagtaataaacagtgttaggtcaggcagacgtttccaaaacaagtctgtctcatccacgttgaacacttgttgagcacagtaaccaccctcctcaattatcttagccaatgcattacgaaactcagttgctgctttctcatcagcactagcagcttcaccttgcactttaatgttatggaaattggcacgatccttaaacctcataaaccccTATTCGCCaaaaattcttcactttcacttccttcccccttttctcttttcaacgcctcaaacagtcgcctagccttctcctgaataaccataaaactcacagggataggGCGTTGACTTTGGTCTTCCAACTAAAGCaccaataatctttccatctcaataataagcccactacgttgctttgttatcactgtcgctgtaagtgggaatgagtgtcgtaaccacgaaacgacgtaactcgagaccgtcgtaactcgaggactacctgtatgtaGTAAATGTGTGATAGAAAGGAGTAAAGTTCTCAAAAGCTATctcaaaaaaaaagtgacacaAATGAATTGATGATTACAGAGTAGTAGCAGAATTTGAGCGTCAGATCCATGCCACACTCAAGGGCACTGCATCACTGCAGTCACCTGTGTTTCCAATCCAGTGCTTTCCCTTGAGAGAGAGCAACACCTACAAAGTGAACTTCAGACACATGCCAGTGCAGCTGCCATCAGGTTAGAGGAAACTTTgatttttaaagtgttgttaAAACATTTGCCAGATAATCCATGGCTGTTGTTGTCCTGGCAGAGTGTTTCAGTGATGATGTGATCCTGCTCAGCAATTCTTGAAAGCTCACATACCGTCCACGTAAATAAAGTAGGTAAACCTTTTTTTGTCATCACACAAATCAGAGTAGCAGAAATACgcgtttgggtttgtttttttttaaaagcagttgCATTTGTCTTCATGCAACTTATGTTGAAATGCTGATGATTACAGTTTATGGTGGTGTACAGGTGTGGGATTTCTTCTCTTTATCGCCCATGCATGCTTCAATGGTAGTGAAGTGAAGTGCCGCCTGTATGGACAGTGTGCTGTCACCTCTGTCTATCTCAATGGAATTCTTCAGCCGTCACTGACACAGGTTAGAGTGTTAGATTGGTGAAAATCTGGATGTTTTATAGAAATATACAGAACATGTACTGCTGGAAAACAGAACAGACTTGAAGGTTAATTGTGGAATTTTGGGTACATGATTGCAGGGTACTAGAAGGGTCTCAGATTTGTTGCTATTTCCACCATAGGATTTATCGTAATCAGCaatccttttatttcttcttcatactgtacCAGATGGCATGACTATGTGGTAGCTAGAGGATGATCTCCACATTGTCatatcatctggtaagtactcaaagaaataaattataccACACCaccaaaaatagtatttttgtgCTGAATTACAAAACACGAGGtattttttccatgtttaaatttttctttcaatgctGATTTAATCCTTTGAGAACTTGGGTAGGGAACACTAGGAAATATAATTTGGGGAAcacttttattataatttctgCACTTTGGGTTTAtcccagactttttttttttcccccctttttaaacgtttgtgtgtttgaagcAACTGCTGTGAAtttgttttgtgcttgttgAGGCATTCTTTGCAGGAAATTTGTACCACTATTTCCAACAaagatttgattttgttttacaggaCAGCAATTTTGTTCTCATGTGTCACCCCTTACTTGAAGGTCGAAATGAACTGATCGTCAACATCAAGAGGGACTTGCAGACCAAGGTGTGGAATGGCTTATACTTTTGAAATTACCTGGCATAAAACTTAAACTTTTGTCTGTTAAGTTTTCTAGCAAAATTGCCTTGgataaaagtaaaactgaaaAGCGAATATTTGTAAACTTATGGCAGTGCATATTAAACTCTTGATACActcatttatatatgtgtatgggggttgggggagaagtAAACATGTCTGAGTAAACTGCACTTCAgaaatatctgtattttcaGGCTAACCTGCTAGTATGTGCTTACAAAGCTCAGCTTTTGTCAGCTCGCCAGTGACCCTGTCCACTGCCACAGACAAGACATGAGCATCTGTCTTCGGTTTACTATATCCGTGGTGTCGCCATACACCTGCATTATCTGTTTGCCCTATTCAACGGCCAGTATAACCACTAGCACGTGGACAGTGTTTTACTGATGATTTCTTATACCTGCCAGACCTGTTTTATGATTGGATCAGACACTGTGGACGATGCAAGGCTGCAAGAAGATAACCATTTGAGCTCCATGCGGATTCAGAGTTGGCTGCGAGAGCTTGAATAATCTAAATGTGTACATTTGGGACTTActaaagaagaaagtaaaattttgcCTTTGGCAAACTAGAGTTGTGAAAGTAAACATTCAGAGTATATTGGTTCATGTCACAGAGTTAGTAACATGAGCTGTTTTACCTTGTTCTTCCATTTACGTGGAAGAGGTGCAATTTAGTGATAAAGATGAACTGAAACCTGCTTTGAGATGAAGCAGGTAAAACTTTAAATTCTCCCGTTACATATCGTTTGAAAGGTGAGGAATAGGCTGGAAAAGCTACTTTTATAAAGGTTTCAAATTGCATTCTTTTAAAGCACATGCTTTTATAATTGTTGGCAGATACAGCTTAAATGGATAGAATGTCAATGTGTAGAAATGTATAACTTTTGATATGTTAAATTCTGCAGAGCTGGAATGAATGCTACCAGTGATGAGTTTTGCTTTAGCTATGCTCATGAGGAGCAGTGTTTctaattgttaaaataatatatgaTGTTCTTGAAACTTGAACTAGGTGCTAAATATGCTATATTGAGGTTTATGTAAGGATTGTCACAATATTGTAGGTGTGTGGTATGTGTATTTTGGAAACAAGTGTCTGGATTGTGTCCCTCGAGTCCAGTGCAAGTTGGTGTGTGTATGAAGAAGATagggaatatgtgtgtgtgtgccgtcACTTTTACCCTATTGAGATACTAAAAGAGTCATGTAATTAAGAAGCATTCTTGGTGACTCTTTGTCTCGATAGTGAAACCAGTAAACTTGCTTCTAAAATTTCAAACTTATAAAAGATTAAACCAAACAAAGTACGTGACTTTCAATGCAGCTTTCTATATATTTCCACAAGCTATTGATACCACAAATTTCCTAATCCTTGGAATGTCGTCATGAAAGACACTTTTGATGTGTGCCATTTGCTAGTTTATTAACTTCTCAAAGGCAAACTGTTGCCAGACTGGTTCATTTGTAGATTATCAGGCAACATGCCTGGTGAATGGTACAATGCAAACTGTCGTCACAAAACGTATTTCCTACAATATCATTTGTGTACG
The sequence above is a segment of the Pomacea canaliculata isolate SZHN2017 linkage group LG6, ASM307304v1, whole genome shotgun sequence genome. Coding sequences within it:
- the LOC112565897 gene encoding M-phase phosphoprotein 8-like, translated to MQMWGTVAVPCSLGEEDWSIWDYEKAVSPLCSLDFLAVRNMAEKGEGVPSVEEQVMEEENAVLQEESEISEGEKEEEELFEVECLLGKKVRSGRVEYRVRWKGYSKEHDTWEPEENLEQVLDMVEEYNKKEEDKKKARKEERLIRKAKMEGKKLPGEDSPESDDTDDEITGLKDPFFKLLEKGKVDVFSQDLYSKVKSRAAMLAAKEKEKKKEKAQAARSSSREQRRAARSMGQNRSSGRRGGRSMGQAKSSAESKGKDEDSDNSSSGMSEQQPTSPEVKSRGRATDRGDNKTPKASTKKKKKRAAPRKPDRRRSSWTSNAADSSLSSATDSFSESRSVSSETSYSIRKDNKTNPCETLSAAAAASEEENIEVIPYVENITMPSLVMNMALETSPAADVCSEGHEEVDGRHKAVANIEEGTPALLPVESSCSEIQEEQMQSTYENLIKNDEEQEAVCQRGHGKKKKRLPRKRKSQETESRLSDTSSSADLSPIKPQTPPDACSSSQSSPGHEIRSEQDNDVNSLLDESSQEKRLKIDLSGAESEDDPLPQLPLPLVHKMTQEKKVEPLLLRLHNESRVHFGITADRPPEDRVYEVTHIEATRLGLVQSKLPKRDSDCVEPARKPQMHVPNITDSPAYSQGQTKHSIVPSPGASSFLENVTVPNEVSSNSLPQDSVYSDIGSVRHQPEWNLGREAVNLKLEPGKGGVSVAKHTVHITVTQGKENADRMQGTKSLSKKKEAEGTQPLETILNSSLLSESDKSRNIKGYDDFEFALEKMDLADIEDMILPPVIPLELSDEELKQAVLEGDLNKVDQALSSNKLYNLNQADHNGCTLLMHAVLKGYDEIANQLLCHGADIQIQQNNGYSAVMLAVECGEFSTVALLLDMGANVNATDIHGETALIKAVKRGDKQILKLLLENGSNFTVTFQSGYSALQLAKVNRLADIETTLIDHINRVVAEFERQIHATLKGTASLQSPVFPIQCFPLRESNTYKVNFRHMPVQLPSGVGFLLFIAHACFNGSEVKCRLYGQCAVTSVYLNGILQPSLTQDSNFVLMCHPLLEGRNELIVNIKRDLQTKANLLVCAYKAQLLSARQ